The nucleotide sequence TCGGTGCAGATCACGTCGAGCGTTGCATGGGTCAGCGCGCTGATCGGGTTGAAGCAGACATTGCCCCAGAGCTTCAGCCAGATCTCGTCGCGGATGCGGTCGAGCACCGGCGCCTTCAGTCCGGCCGCGACGAAGAGATCGGCGAGGCGCTGGACGTCGGACGTGATCTCGCCGGAGGGCTCGCCGAGCGGAAAATTGTTGCCGTAGACGTGCCGGATCACGCCGGGCGCCTCGATCTCGGTGGCGGGATAGACGATGCAGCCGATGGCCCGCTCGGCGCCGATCTCGCGCCATTGCCGTCCGCCGGGGTCGATGCTCTCGAGCGTCGAATTCTCGTGTTGGCCGCCGTGCTTGTAGAAATACCAATAGGGAATGCCGTTGACGGCGGTGACGATGCGAGTGTGCGGCCCGAGCAGGGGCTGCATCTTCTCGATCACGCCGGTGATCGAATGCGCCTTCAGCGTGATGATGATGTAGTCCTGCACGAAGAGTTCGGCAGGATCGTCGGTGCAGCGCGGATGCACGGTGTGCGTCTCCTCGCCTGCGAGCAGCGTCAGACCGCGCTCGCGCATCGCGGCGAGGTGGGCGCCGCGTGCGATCAGGCTGACGTCGGCGCCAGCACGCGCGAGCTGAACCCCGAGATATCCGCCGATGGCGCCGGCGCCGTAGATGCAGATCTTCATGAAATCCTCGCGGGTGACCTGAATTTTGGGACGAAAGATCCGGTCCGGCTCGGAAGGATCCGAGCCGGGGCCGGTAGTCGCAGGGGAAGGGTTGCCGCTCTGAAGCGCGATGAGATCGCGCTTCAGGTCATTGCTTTAGGCCGCTGCTTGCGGCGTGCCGTTGATCGCCTCGTCCATGGCAGCGGCGATGTCGCGCATGCTGATGACGGAGACGAGGCTGTAATCGTCGATCACGGGCAGGTGCCGGATGTGATTGCGGTTCATCAGGTGCCGGACGTGCTCGATCGTGTCGGTCGAGGCGCAGGAGACGAGCTGCTGCACCGAAACGAGCTGCGAGACCTTCACGTTGACCGCATTCGCACCATGCTCGGCGACCGCGCGCACCACGTCGCGCTCGGTGAACATGCCGACCGCAGTGTTGCCCTCGGAACGGACCACGTCCTTGACCACCAGCGCGCTGATGTTGTTGGCCCGCATCAGCTTGGCGGCGATACCCACCGTTTCGTTCATTCGCACCGTGACAACGCGCGGTGTCTTCTTGCGCAGAATGTCTCCGACCAGCATTGCAACCTCCCTAGGGTGAATGACGGATGAAGTGTGGTATACATAATGCCAATCGTCAAGCATTGGATTTGGCGGATCCGAAAAATCTTGCGGCAGTGATGCTGACGTTTGCGCGGCTTCGATTGGGCCAAAAGAAAAGGGCGCATCGCTGCGCCCCTTCCCAATCGTACCTCGGCGTGTGGTGGCTTACGCCGTCTCGGTCTTGGCGTTACCCGTTGCGGTTTCGGCGCTCTCGGCTTCCTTGCCGAGGATGAAGGAGCGGCGCAGCGGCTTGATCACGAACAACGCCATCAGCGCCGCGGTCGCGTTCAGGGCCACTGCCACCACGAACACGGCCTTCCAGCCATACGTGGTCGAGATCACGCTCGCGAGCGGGACGAGCAGGGATGCGGTGCCCTTCGCGGTGTAGAGCATGCCGTTGTTGGTGGTCGCGAATTTCGAGCCGAAGGTGTCGCCGCAAGTCGCGGGGAACAGCGAATAGATCTCGCCGAACACGCCGAAATACACCGCGGTCGCGAGCACGAAGACGACGGGCACGTGACCGTAGGCCGAGAGCGTCAGGAGCATCACCGCAGCGGTGCCGAAGGCGATGAACATGGTGTGCTCGCGGCCGATCGTGTCGGAGACAAAGCCGAAGAACGGACGTCCGAAGCCGTCGAAGATGCGGTCGAGCGAGATCGCGAACGTCAATGCCGCCATCTGGAAGCCGGCGAGCGTGACCGGTGTGTCGGCGATCTTGAAGTCGTGCGCGATCGGGGCGATCTGCGCCGCGGTCATCAGGCCGCCGGAGGCGACCATGACGAAGACGAGATACATCACCCAGAAAATAGGGGTTCGCAGCACCTGCGGCGGGGTGAAGTCGATCTTGGTCTGCGGCAGATTGAGCTGCTTCTTCTTCGGCGGGATCGAGACCCGCGGCGGCTGGATGAAGAAGGCGAGCACGAACACGATCAGGCCCTGGCCGATGCCGAAGGTGAGGAACGCGTGCTGGTAGCCGCTCGATGCGATCATGGTCGCGATCGGCACGATGGTGAGCGCGGCGCCTGCGCCGAAGCCTGCGGCGGTCGCGCCGGCGGCGAGGCCGCGGCGGTCCGGAAACCACTTCAGCGCATTGCCGACGCAGGTGCCGTAGACCGCGCCCGCTCCCATGCCGCCGATGACCGCCGCCGTGTAGAGCAGGGCAAGGCTGTCGGCGTAGGAGTTGAGAATCCAGGACAGCGCGATCATGACGCCGCCGAACATGATGACGATGCGCGGGCCGTATTTGTCGACGAACCAGGCCTCGACCGGCACCAGCCAAGTCTCGGTAACGACGAAGACGGTGAAAGCGAGCTGGATCGCGGCGCGTCCCCAATGGTGCGCATGATCGATCGGATCGACGAACAGCGTCCAGCCGTATTGCAGATTGGCGATCATCGCCATGCAGACGATGCCCATCACGAGCTGGAGCCAACGGAAACCGGTGCGAAGAGGCGCGGCCGTGACGGCGCCATCCGTGCTGGAAATCATCAAGAACCTCCCGATGCGCTTGTCTGGTCGACACCGGTTGCAAGATGACCTGATGTCGCAAATGTTGTGGCTTATCGTCGCAAGCGTGGCGGGGAGCTTGGTATACCATATTCCAGAAAGCAAGCCCTATCTCGGCCACCCCGCGACAAAATGTGCGGTTCCATGGAGCCGGTGGCGATCGCAGAGCCTTCGTGTCAAACGAAAACGCCCGGCCGTGAGGCCGGGCGTCGTTGTTGGGGTCGCTCGCGGTGAAGCGCGGGTCAGACGGTCGATTTGGCGACCACGACCTTGCGCCAGGGCTTGAGCACCGCGATCGCCAGCGCCGAGGCCAGGATGTTGGCGCCGGCCGCGATGATGAACACGCTGTCCCAGGTGCCCGACGATTGCTGCATGTAGTTGGCGATCGGGACCAGCAGCGCGGCGGTGCCCTTTGCGGTGTAGAGCAGGCCCGCATTGGTGGTCGCGAACTTGGCGCCGAACGTGTCGGTGCAGGTCGAGGGGAACAGCGAGTAGATCTCACCCCAGGCGAAGAACACGAAGCCCGAGAGCAGCACGAACCAGAGAGGATCGTGGCCCCAGAGGTAGAGCATCCAGATGCCGACGCCTTCCATGCCGAAGGCGATGAACATCGTGTTCTCGCGGCCGATCATGTCGGAGATCCAGCCGAAGAACGGACGCGTCAGGCCGTTGAGCACACGGTCGATCGTGGCCGCGAAGGTCACCGCGGTCATCGTCACCGCCATCAGCGTGACCGGCACGTTGTCGACCTTCCAGTCGGCCGCGATCGGCTTCAGGTTGGCCGTCACCATCAGGCCGCCGGCGCCGACGATCACGAACATGAAGTACATCAGCCAGAAGATCGGCTGACGCAGCACTTCGGTCGGCTGATAGTTGCGGCGGGTCTGCAGCAGGTTGGCATTCGCCACCACGTTCGGCACCTGGCCCGCTTTCGGCGACAGCAGGAAGAAGGCGAGGATGCAGATGATGATGCCTTGTCCGAGGCCGAAATAGAGGAAGGTGGTCTGGAAGCCACTGTCCTTGATCATGGCCTGGATCGGCGCGACGGTCAGTGCGGAGCCTGCACCGAAGCCCGCGGCCGTGATGCCGGCGGCAAGACCGCGCTTGTCAGGAAACCATTTCAGCGCGTTGCCGACGCAGGTGCCGTAGACGCCGCCGGCGCCGATGCCCGCGACGATCATGCCGAGATAATAGCCGTTGAGCGTGGTGGCCTGCGCGTTGATCGCCCAGCCGATGGCGCAGAGCACGCCGCCGACCAGCACGACGATGCGCGGGCCGTATTTGTCGACGAACCATCCTTCGATCGGCACGAGCCAGGTCTCGAACAGGACGAAGAGCGTAAAGGCCCACTGGATCGACGCGCGATCCCAGCCGAACTTCTTCTGGATGTCGGGGACGAAGAACGTCCAGCCGTATTGGTAGTTGGCGATCATCACCATCGCGCCTACACCGATCGCCAATTGCGCCCAGCGATACGTGTCGCTAACGCGCGCGGCTGTAGGGGCCGTTGCCTGCACCATGTCCGTCATAAAGCCTCCCGTGGCGCCTCTAATTTTTCTGCGAGCGCTGGAGAGGCATTCTTGTATGCATTATGCCAAGCTTCAAGCGCTGGTCCGGCCACCGTGCGCAAATGCCGCAGGTCCTTCCCCGGTTGCGGCTGTGACTCGGGACAGCACAAGTAGAAATGGCCCCGTCGTGCGGGGCCATTCATCAAAAGTAGCATGTTGACGGTTCTGAAACCGGCGCCACGTTCCCGCGGCGCGGGAACCGCCTGCTTACAGGCCGAAACGCGGCAGGTCGCCGTTGTGATTCGAGATCTCGGCGCTCGCCATCAGAAAGCGGTCGACCGCGGCCATGAAGCGGGTGAACAGCGAGGCGGAGGGGGCGAGGGCGACAGAAGCGGACTTGGACATCGGAATTTCCTTTCTTGAGACGGTCAGTCTTGCTGTCTCATTTCGAAAGGCAATCTATGTATACCAGATGCCACTGTCTACGTATGTCATTGCATAGCAGCATGCGCACTCCCGCATTGCAGCATGGTGCCGGGTTAATGAGGCCGTTTCGGGCCTGGAATGACACCAGGGCGCTACTGAAACGGCGTAGCGGCGCGAATTTGGGCAGAATCACCGGGAATCCGGGTCTTGGCAGGGCCAGGCAAAGCCGTTAGTGGTCTGCCCCCTTTTCCAATCATCTGTCAGAGTGGTTCATGTCGAGCGCCTCGCCCGCCGTCTCGATCGGCATCGATTTTGGGACCAGCAATACGGTCGTCGCCCTCGCGGCGGACGACCGCCGGGTCGAGGCCATCCGCTTCGACCATGGCGGCCAGCGCCACAGCACCTATGTGTCGGCCTTGTGCTTCTGGGAGGACCGGCCGGGGGCCGGCGCCCAGGCCGAGGGCGGCCCGTGGGCGATCGAGCAGTTCCTCGAAGGCCGCCACGTCTACCGCTTCCTCCAGTCCTTCAAGACCTTTGCGGCGAGTTCGAGCTTCAACACCACCCAGGTGTTCCGGCAGCGCTTCAAGTTCGAGGACATCCTGGCGGCGTTCCTGCGGACGCTGGCGCGCCATGGTGGCGACAAATTCGGCTTCGAGACGTCGACCATCACGGTCGGCCGCCCGGTGCGCTTCGCCGGCGGCAATCCCGACGAAGCGCTGGCGATGCAGCGCTATCGGGCCGCGTTCGAGCGCTTGGGAGCCGGCCATGCGCGCTATGTCTACGAGCCCGTCGGCGCGGCGTTCTCCTTCGCCCGCAGGCTCGAGCGCGACGCCACCGTGCTGGTTGCGGATTTCGGCGGCGGCACCAGCGATTTCTCCGTGATGCGCTTTTCGCGCGCGGGCGGCGTGTTGCGCGCCGAGCCGCTTGGACACGCCGGCATCGGCATCGCCGGCGACACGTTCGACTACCGCATCGTCGACCATGTCGTCTCGCCGCGGCTCGGCAAGGGCTCCAGCTTCCGCTCGTTCGACAAGGTGTTGCCGGTGCCGAGCGGCCACTACACCAACCTCGCGCGCTGGCATCAGCTCGCGATGATGAAGAGCAATGGCGATTTGCGCGAGCTCCGCGAACTCGCGCGCACCGCGCTGAAGCCGGAGCTGCTTGAGGATTTCATCACCATCGTCGATCTCGATCTCGGCTTCTCGCTGTACCGCGCGGTGTCCGACGCCAAGGTCGCGCTGTCGGCGCAGGATCAGGTGGACTTCCGCTTTCGGGGCGGCGGGGTCGACATCGGTTCGACCATCACGCGGAAGAACTTCGAAACCTGGATTGCCGACGATATCGCCCGGCTGGGGGCCACCGTCGACAAGGTGCTGGGCGAAGCCGGCATCACCGCGCGCGAGGTGGAGAAGGTGTTTTTGACCGGCGGCACGTCGTTCGTGCCTGCAGTGCGAAAACTGTTCGCCGAGCGGTTCGGCAATGAACGGCTGATGTCGGGCGACCAGTTCGAGTCGATCGCCTACGGTCTCGCTTTGATCGGACACAGTCCCGACCCGGACCGCTGGACCGCAAGCGGCGGGCTCGAGTCGAAGCAGGGCGCCTAGCCCTCGTTCACAGTTCGAAGCACCGTTACGCTGCGCCGATCGAGAGAGGGCGTTGGAGGTGACGCGTCATCAGCGCGGCTGCCTCGACGTAGCGGCCGGATTCCAGAACGTCCAATAGCCGCAGATGCTCCGCGATGTGGCGGCGCATGCCGTTCCGGTCGGCGAAGCTACGATAGGCGAAGAGCCGCCGGATCGAATTCACGCGCCGCAGCGATTCGACGAAGAACGGATTGCCGGCGCCGCGGGCGATCTCCTCGTGAAATTCACAGCCGAATTGATAGACCTCGCCGATCGTCATCTTCTCGAGCTCGCCGGCCAGAATCCGCTCCTGGCGCTGGCGCAGGCGCGTGATCACCTCGAGCCCGAGCTGGTAGCCCGGCTGCATGATTGCCGCCGGCTCGATCACTGTGCGGAACGCTGCGACCTGGGTCTGCGCTTCAGGGCTCAACACCGTCTCGGTAAAGCGCCAGCCATAGCCGGGCAGGCGCGCGATCCAGCCCTCGACCGCGATGCGGTCGAGCAGGCGCTGCAATTCGGTCCGGCTCAGCGCGTAGCGGCGCATCAGCTCGGCTTCGGTGACGTCGGTGGGCAGCCGCCGGGCGAGCAGGTCGGCCGCGACGGCGGCGTAGGATTTTTCCGCGCGGTTCACCGCCGCGATTGCGGATCGCGCAGCGCCGGTGCCGGGGCTTCTGGTCAGCACGAAGCCGCGGTTCGGCTCGCCGCGCGCGAACCCTGCAGCCTCGAGCGCCTTCAAGCCCTGCCGGATCGGAGCGCGTGACACGTCGAGCGCATCGGCAAGCCTTTGCTCGATGAGCCGGTCGCCCGCCTTCATGCCGTCCCGTCTGGCCAAGGCCAGGATGAGGCCGGCCAGATGTTCTCCGCGATCCGAACCGTTGCCGGCCGAGCGGTTTCGGGAGGAGTCTGAAGCGGGCATGGCGGCGACCCAAAATTCTAGCTTGACAGACCGTACCACTAATTGTTCTTTAATGCAACAATATACAATCCTGGGAGGGATTGCCGATGACTGGGGCACCCGATGTCCATATCTGCGAGGTCGCCGCGCGCGACGGTTTGCAGAACCTGGACGTCTTCGTTCCGACAGAAGCGAAGTGCGAGCTGATCGACGCGATTGCCGCCGCCGGCATCCGCGAGATCGATGCCGGCTCGTTCGTGCCGCCGAAGGTGGTGCCGCAATTTGCCGACGTGGACTCGGTGATGGCGCACGCGTTGCAACACAAGCGCACGGCAACGATCGGTGCGCTGGTGCCGAACTTCAAAGGCGCGGAGCGGGCGATCGCCGCGGGCGTCGGCGCGATCTATTTCGTGATCTCCGCCAGCGAGAGCCACAACCTTGCCAATGTACGTCGCACGATCGAGGAGCAGCTGGACAGCTTTCGCGCGGTGCGCTCGGCGCTGGACGCTCTCCCGGTCGGCGGGCGTCCCCGCCTGATGGGGGCGGTCGCGACGGCGTTCGGCTGCTCCATCGAGGGGCCGATCAAGGAAGCTGCGGTCGGCCGGGTGGCGCGCGGCTTCGCCGAAGCGGGGGCTGACGAAATCGGACTTGCCGATACCGTGGGCTATGGAACGCCCGGCCTGATCAAGGACATCGTTCGCGTCGCGCGAAGCGAGGTCGGTCCTCAGATGCCGCTCAGGCTGCATCTCCACGATACGCTCGGCACGGGCCTCGCCAATGCTGTCGCGGGCCTCGATGCCGGAATTCGCAGCTTCGATGCCGCGGTATCGGGCCTCGGTGGATGCCCCTTTGCACCGGGCGCGCGCGGCAACATCGTCACCGAGGATCTCGTCTTCATGCTGGAGCGGATGGGGCTGTCCACCGGGATCGATCTCGACCGCCTGATGCGGACCCGCGAAATCCTTAGCCGTCACATCGCGCCCAGGCATTTGACCGGTCATCTGCACGAGGCGGGGATTCCGAAAGCGTTGCGGAGCGCCGCATGAGCAGCGCGTCCGACAAGACGCCACTTCGCCCGCTCGAAGGCGTGCGCGTCGTCGAGTTCAGCCAGATGGTCATGGGCCCGAGCTGCGGGCTGATCCTTGCCGATCTCGGCGCCGACGTGATCAAGGTCGAACCGCCCAAGGGCGATCGCACGCGCGCGTTCAAAGGTCCGGCCTCGGGCTTCTTCAACACCTATTGCCGCAACAAGCGCAGCATCGCCCTCGACACCTCGGCGCCGAGGGGACAGCAGGTCGCGCGGCGACTGCTCGAGGGCTGCGACGTCCTGATCGAGAATTTCCGGCCCGGCCTGATGAAGCGCATCGGGCTCGACTATGAGACCGTCGCAACCTTCGCGCCGCGCTTGGTCTACTGCTCGCTGAAGGGATATCTGCCCGGACCTTACGAGAACCGCCTTGCACTCGATGAGGTGGTCCAGATGATGGGCGGGCTCGCCTACATGACCGGTCTGCCCGATCGGCCGATGCGCGCGGGCGCTTCGGTCAATGACATCATGGGTGGCATGTTCGGTGCGATTGCGATCCAGGCCGCGCTTGCCGAGCGGCAGCGCACCGGCCGTGGCCGCTACATCCAGAGCGCATTGTACGAGAACAACGTGTTCCTGATGGCGCAGGCCATGATGTACGAGACCGTCACGGGCGAACCGTCGACGCCTTACTCCGTCAAGCAGAGCCCTTGGCCGGTCTATGACCTCTTCGACACGCGCGACGGCTCGAAGCTGTTCGTCACCATCGTCGGCGAGGAGCAATGGCAGGCATTTTGCCGCGCGTTCGATCGCGAATCCTGGTTGAGCGATCCGCGCTTCATCACCAGTCAGGATCGCGTCGATCATCGGGATTGGCTGATCCCGGAGATCGCAAGGATATTTGCCCGGTGGGACAAGTCCGCGCTCGCGCAAAAACTCGATCAGCTCGATCTGCCCTATGCGCCGGTGAACAAGCCCGGCGATCTCTTCGACGATCCTCATCTTAACGCCTCCGGTGGATTGATCGACATTGAGCTGCCGGATGGAAGTCACGCCAGGACACCGCTGCTGCCGGTCTCGATGGACGGGCAGCGCCTGCCGAACCGCTACGATCCGCCCAAGGTGGGTGAGCATACGAGAGACGTCCTGACGGAAATCGGCTGCACGCCGCAAGAGATCGCGGAGTTGGCGGCGACAGGCATTGCGACGGCCAAGCCTGAAACTGCCTGACGGCAGCGGTCATCAAAACAAGATTTGCGAGGAGGAATGCATGAGGATCACGCGTCGCGAAGCGCTCATCGCGGGCTCGGCCTTCGCCGCTACGGCCTTTCCCCGTGTGTCGCGTGCTGAAGCGAAGGTTGCAAAGCTCGCGTTCGGGCCCGTCTCGCCGGTCTACGCGATCGGCATGATCGCGGAGCTGAAGGGGTACTTCAAGGACGAAGGCATCGATCCCAAGCTGGTCGCCGGCAATTCCGGCACATTCGGGCGCCAGACGCTCGCCGCGGAGCAGGCGATGTTCGCGCATGGCGACGCCAGCCATCCGCTCCAACTTTCCGCGCGGGGCAAGCCCTGCAAGATATTGCTCGCGACCGAAATGGTGTGCTCCTACGCCAATATCGTCGTCCGCAAGGATCTCTACGAGAGCGGCATCACATCCGTCGAAAAGCTGGCCGCCTACAAGCGGGCCAACGACGCCAAGCCGATCGTTGCCGCAACGGCAATCGGATCGGGGACCTGGGTCTACGGCACCTATGTGTTTGAGGCGCGCGGGCTCGGCGACAGGGTGAACTGGGTGGCCGGCGGCGGCCCGAACACCATGTTCCCTTCGCTCGAGACCAAGCAGTTCGATGCCATCATGGCGCCGCCGAGCTGGATCGTCGAAGTCGAGAAGAAGGGATTTGGCAAGGTGATCTACGACACCGCGAAGCCCGGGGAGTTCGCCAAGGATTTTGGCGGCACGGTACCGGTGCTGGTGATCTACGCGCTTGCCGATACGGTCACGCAGGACAAGGCGATGGCGCAGGCTTTCGTCAACGCCATCTACCGGGCCATGAAATGGGTCAAGGCCTCGCCGCTTGCCGAGGTGCAGGCGCTCGTGGCGCCCAAATATTTCGCCGGCGTCGATCCCGATGCGGTCACTGCCGAACTTGGATTCGACGTGTCGACCTGGTCCTATGACGGCACCATCGACAAGGCCTCGTTCGAGCGCGGCGCCAAACCCTGGTACCGCAAGGGCACGGACATCCCCGCGACCAAGTACGAGGATGTCGTCGACCTGAGCTTCCTCGACGCGGCCAAGGCGAAATTCAAATGATGTCCTCGCCCGTCCCCGGTCTTGCGCTTGCTCCGCAAGCGGAGAGCCCGGCCATCCCGGGCCGGCGCATCGCCGTGCAAGGCTTGATGAAATGCTTCAGCACCGGGAGCGGGCAATTCACGGCGGTGGACAACGTGTCCTTCGACGTGCGCCAGGGCGAGTTCGTCGCGCTGCTTGGCCCCTCCGGCTGCGGCAAGAGCACGATCCTGAACATGGTCGCGGGCCTGCTGCCGCGCTCGGGCGGGCGCATCTTGATCGACGACGACGAGGTCGAGCCGGGCAAAGTGAACCGGAAGGTGGGTTACGTCTTCCAGCGCGATACGTTGTTTCCCTGGCGGACCGTCGAGCAGAACATCGGATACGGCCTGGAGATCGCAGGCGTCGCGAAGGCCGAGCGTGGCGAACGCGTCGCCAAGGCGGTCGACCGGGCCGGACTGACCGGCTTCGCCCAGACGTTTCCGCGCATGTTGTCCGGCGGTATGCGACAGCGCGTTGCGCTGATGCGGACGCTGATCCTGGAGCCGGAGATCCTGCTGATGGATGAGCCGTTCGGGGCCCTCGACACGCACACCAAGCTCGAGATGCACAAGACGCTGCTCGAGATATGGGAACGCGAGCGGCAGACCGTTCTCTTCGTCACTCACGATCTCGGCGAGGCGCTGACGCTCGCGAGCCGGATCATCCTGTTATCCGCGCGGCCGGGGCGATTGAAGGAGGATTTCGACGTCGCTATCCCGCGTCCGCGCGATCCGGTCGGCCTGCGCGAGACCGCCGAGTTCGGCCGGCTCTATTCCCATATCTGGCATTCGCTTGGCGAAGAATTTCGCCGAACCAGGGCGGACTGATCATGTCTTCTCGCCGCTCCGTCATCCTGTTCTGGCAGCTTGCCATCCTCGCTCTGACGCTCGTCGTCTGGCAGTGGGGTTTCGAGTGGAGCAAGATGCTCCTGCCCAAGGCCTATCTGCCGAAGATCCTCGATCCGTACTTCGTGGCAAAGCCGTCGCTGATCTGGAACAGTTTCCTGCGCCTCGGCTGTTTCAGCGACGCGAGCGGCTTTCTCGCTTGTATCGGGAACAACGACAACAATCTCTGGGTGGCGACGCTCGTCACGCTCAAGAACACGTGGTGGGGCTTCCTGTTCGGCAGCGCCACGGGGATCGCAGCCGGCCTCGTGCTCGGGCGTTCCGATTTTCTCGCACGCGTGTTCGGCCCCTATGTCGTCGCGCTCAATTCGATTCCGCGCATTGCGCTGGTGCCGCTCGTCATCCTGATCTTCGGGCTCGGCGATCTCTCGAAGATCGCGACCGCCTGGCTCGTCGTGTTCTTCGTCGTCTTCTTCAATACGTTCGAGGGCACGCGCGCTGTCGACCGGGATCAGATCGCGGCAGCTCGCCTGATGGGCGCCAGCGAATTCGCCGTCTTGCGGACCGTGGTCATTCCATCCGCTCTCGCGTGGGTGTTCGCATCCCTGCTTCCCGCGGTGTCGTTCGCGCTGGTCGGCGTCATCGTCGGCGAGTTCATCGGCGCCGAACGCGGTCTTGGAAAGCTCATCATCGAGGCAGAGGCGCGTGCCAATGCCAGCGAGATGATGGTGGCGATCTTCGTCATGATGATCGTCGGCATCGTGCTGGCCATGCTCGTGCAGGCGCTGCAATCATATCTGCTTCGCTGGCAGCCGCAGTTCGAGGGGGCGGGGTAGGGCGACGCGCCGGTCGGGTGGGCAAAGGCGCGGAGCGCCGTGCCCGCCATCTTTTCGGAGATTGAGAGAGCATCGGTGGGCACGCTTGGCCTTGCCCACCCTACGATATGGATGCCCGCGTTACTGATTGATCTCGGGCTCGACGAGCTTCGCGAGATTTCGCAGCGATTCCTGCCAGCCGAGATAGCAGGCCTCCGGCGGAATGACGTCGGGGATGCCGGCCTGCGTGATGTCGACTTCGGTGCCGACCGAGACCTTCTTCAGGATCACGGTCACCTGGATCTCGCCGGGCAGATTGGGGTCGTCGAACTTGTCGGTGTAGCGCAGGCGCTCGCCGCGGACGAGCTCGAGATATTCGCCGCCGAACGAATGGCTGTTGCCCGTCGTGAAATTCCGGAACGACATCTTGAAGGTGCCGCCGACCTTCGGCTCGAGGTGATGCACGGTGCAGGTGAAGCCGTTCGGCGGAAGCCATTTCGCCAGCGCGTCGGCCTCGAGGAAAGCGCGATAGACTTTCTCCGGGCTGGCGGTCAGGACGCGGTGCAGGCGGACAGTGCTGGGCATGCTTGTGATCCTCGCGAATAGATGGGCCCGACATTGGCGTCTATGGCCCCTTCATGTCACGAGGACGACCGGGGAGCCGCCGATCCGACAGGGTCCCCGCGATTTCTTTGCCTTTGGGAGATCGGCGGCGGCTGCGATCGGAAAACGCGGCGGCAAACGTTGCTCTGACGATAGTGGTTCGGCTGTCCCGGGCTCAGGGCGGAACTCGCGGGTGCCAATTAAGTCTGGCCAAGCCTTGCGGAGGGCGATGATGAGGTATACCTTGAGGCGGTTCGTTCAGCCGCTGTGCCTTGTTGAATGCGCCCGCGGGCTCCTTTTCCATCGACATCGACGAATTGAATTTGTTCTGCGTGACGATCACGCGGAGCGCGCGCGTGTGCGCTTTGGAGAAGAAAATGACGACAGGTACTGTGAAGTGGTTTAACGGCCAGAAGGGCTTTGGATTCATTCAGCCCGACGACGGCGGCAGCGATGTGTTCGTGCACATCAGCGCGGTCGAGCGGGCTGGTCTTGCGGGTCT is from Bradyrhizobium xenonodulans and encodes:
- a CDS encoding ABC transporter ATP-binding protein yields the protein MMSSPVPGLALAPQAESPAIPGRRIAVQGLMKCFSTGSGQFTAVDNVSFDVRQGEFVALLGPSGCGKSTILNMVAGLLPRSGGRILIDDDEVEPGKVNRKVGYVFQRDTLFPWRTVEQNIGYGLEIAGVAKAERGERVAKAVDRAGLTGFAQTFPRMLSGGMRQRVALMRTLILEPEILLMDEPFGALDTHTKLEMHKTLLEIWERERQTVLFVTHDLGEALTLASRIILLSARPGRLKEDFDVAIPRPRDPVGLRETAEFGRLYSHIWHSLGEEFRRTRAD
- a CDS encoding ABC transporter substrate-binding protein, with protein sequence MRITRREALIAGSAFAATAFPRVSRAEAKVAKLAFGPVSPVYAIGMIAELKGYFKDEGIDPKLVAGNSGTFGRQTLAAEQAMFAHGDASHPLQLSARGKPCKILLATEMVCSYANIVVRKDLYESGITSVEKLAAYKRANDAKPIVAATAIGSGTWVYGTYVFEARGLGDRVNWVAGGGPNTMFPSLETKQFDAIMAPPSWIVEVEKKGFGKVIYDTAKPGEFAKDFGGTVPVLVIYALADTVTQDKAMAQAFVNAIYRAMKWVKASPLAEVQALVAPKYFAGVDPDAVTAELGFDVSTWSYDGTIDKASFERGAKPWYRKGTDIPATKYEDVVDLSFLDAAKAKFK
- a CDS encoding cold-shock protein; the encoded protein is MTTGTVKWFNGQKGFGFIQPDDGGSDVFVHISAVERAGLAGLAEGQKVNFEAKTDKMRGKVSAENLSLA
- a CDS encoding CaiB/BaiF CoA transferase family protein; protein product: MSSASDKTPLRPLEGVRVVEFSQMVMGPSCGLILADLGADVIKVEPPKGDRTRAFKGPASGFFNTYCRNKRSIALDTSAPRGQQVARRLLEGCDVLIENFRPGLMKRIGLDYETVATFAPRLVYCSLKGYLPGPYENRLALDEVVQMMGGLAYMTGLPDRPMRAGASVNDIMGGMFGAIAIQAALAERQRTGRGRYIQSALYENNVFLMAQAMMYETVTGEPSTPYSVKQSPWPVYDLFDTRDGSKLFVTIVGEEQWQAFCRAFDRESWLSDPRFITSQDRVDHRDWLIPEIARIFARWDKSALAQKLDQLDLPYAPVNKPGDLFDDPHLNASGGLIDIELPDGSHARTPLLPVSMDGQRLPNRYDPPKVGEHTRDVLTEIGCTPQEIAELAATGIATAKPETA
- a CDS encoding ABC transporter permease; the encoded protein is MSSRRSVILFWQLAILALTLVVWQWGFEWSKMLLPKAYLPKILDPYFVAKPSLIWNSFLRLGCFSDASGFLACIGNNDNNLWVATLVTLKNTWWGFLFGSATGIAAGLVLGRSDFLARVFGPYVVALNSIPRIALVPLVILIFGLGDLSKIATAWLVVFFVVFFNTFEGTRAVDRDQIAAARLMGASEFAVLRTVVIPSALAWVFASLLPAVSFALVGVIVGEFIGAERGLGKLIIEAEARANASEMMVAIFVMMIVGIVLAMLVQALQSYLLRWQPQFEGAG
- a CDS encoding SRPBCC family protein — encoded protein: MPSTVRLHRVLTASPEKVYRAFLEADALAKWLPPNGFTCTVHHLEPKVGGTFKMSFRNFTTGNSHSFGGEYLELVRGERLRYTDKFDDPNLPGEIQVTVILKKVSVGTEVDITQAGIPDVIPPEACYLGWQESLRNLAKLVEPEINQ